In a genomic window of Wyeomyia smithii strain HCP4-BCI-WySm-NY-G18 chromosome 1, ASM2978416v1, whole genome shotgun sequence:
- the LOC129718224 gene encoding uncharacterized protein LOC129718224 — protein MEYLAKQSDQRVIRRESLKSKPKEVEAVEDTEMTDIEMSSMIEELKFTTPTTANKARIVHILEETYNHRDTFRKNNDFASYLENFPPASAYNGQMIALDFARMFGLTDFQNKWTGWQNRILAGFNHLFEELDDDFIRCLAIVRAKK, from the exons ATGGAGTATTTAGCGAAACAATCTGACCAACGTGTCATTCGCAGAGAATCATTGAAATCAAAACCCAAGGAGGTAGAGGCTGTTGAGGATACCGAAATGACTGATATAGAAATGAGTTCAATg ATCGAGGAATTGAAATTTACTACTCCCACTACCGCAAACAAAGCACGCATAGTGCATATTTTGGAAGAAACGTATAACCACCGTGATACTTTTCGTAAAAATAACGATTTTGCATCATATTTAGAAAATTTTCCCCCGGCATCAGCATACAATGGACAGATG ATTGCACTTGATTTTGCAAGAATGTTTGGTTTAAcagattttcaaaacaaatggACTGGTTGGCAAAACCGAATATTAGCTGGGTTCAATCATCTGTTCGAAGAACTCGACGATG ATTTTATTCGATGTCTAGCTATTGTGCGagcaaaaaagtag
- the LOC129718223 gene encoding uncharacterized protein LOC129718223 has protein sequence MQNAHSARTPMDPGYTTANDNSEMFTDTTLYRSLIGALLYLAVNARPDLSVSVGLLGRKVSEPNTSDWSAAKRILRYLNSTKDYKLTFGPRDGWNLVGYSDSDWAGDRQTRRSTTGVVFFFGGGPLLWMSKGQDSVALSSLEAEYNALTVACQEAVWLRRLLRDLNEPQSGATIINEDNQGCLSFAKAERISGRVKHIDTKSDMIADALTKPLGPALLKKFVDSVGLSD, from the exons ATGCAGAATGCTCATTCTGCACGGACGCCGATGGATCCTGGTTACACCACAGCGAACGACAATAGCGAAATGTTTACTGATACGACTCTATATAGAAGTTTAATTGGAGCACTATTATACCTGGCTGTGAATGCAAGGCCTGATCTATCCGTTAGTGTGGGCTTGCTTGGTAGAAAGGTGAGTGAGCCGAATACGAGTGATTGGTCCGCAGCAAAAAGGATTTTACGATATCTGAATTCGACAAAAGACTACAAGTTGACGTTTGGTCCTAGAGATGGTTGGAATTTGGTTGGTTATTCAGACTCGGATTGGGCTGGAGATAGGCAGACTCGACGTTCTACAACGGGAGTAGTGTTCTTTTTCGGTGGTGGGCCACTCTTATGGATGAGCAAAGGCCAAGATAGCGTTGCTTTGTCTTCTTTAGAGGCAGAGTACAATGCACTCACGGTAGCCTGTCAGGAGGCAGTCTGGCTACGACGTTTGTTACGGGATTTAAACGAACCGCAGAGTGGTGCAACGATCATCAATGAAGACAACCAAGGATGTCTTAGCTTTGCTAAAGCGGAACGGATCAGCGGTCGTGTTAAACACATCGATACAAAAA GTGACATGATTGCGGATGCACTTACGAAGCCTTTGGGACCAGCATTGCTGAAGAAATTTGTGGATTCAGTGGGACTATCTGACTAA